The sequence below is a genomic window from Candidatus Methylomirabilota bacterium.
CGCCTGCTCGATCTCCTTCTTCTCCGCGCCGAAGCGCTTCTCTTCCTCGTCGTACTTCCGGAGCAGCGCCTCGAGCTTCTCGCGCGCCTCGGGGCGCAGGGAGGGGCCGCGCTCGATGAGATCGGCCTCCAGACGCATCTTCTGGCTCCGGTATTGATGCTCGCGGATGACCTTGGCCTGATAGAAGGCCCATTGATCAGACGACTGCTGCTGGGCGAGGAGCATCTCCTTGGTGGCGTTGTTGCCCCCGAGTCCGGCGAGGGCGAGCATTACGGCAAAGACGGCCGTGACGAGCGCCACCCGCCGGCCGAAGCTGCTCTCGGCCTTCTCCTGGATCTCCTCAGGATTCGGCAGCTCTACTTCAGGCATGTCGTTGCGGCCGCCTGCGGTTCAGAAAGGGCCCAGATGCGAGGCGGCGCCCGAAGGCTGCATGCGAGGCGTACTCTCTGTACGTTGAGCATGCAGCCGAGGGCGCCAACGAAGCAGATGGGCCCTTTCTGGACCGCCGGGCTAGTGGTCCGCGTTCTGCTTGCCCATCTCTTCCTTCATGGCCGAACGACCCGCCTCGAAGGCCGAGAGCAGCCGGTTCCGCTGCTCCTCGATGTACCCACGGCCCTTGTCGAGGAGATCGCCCGCCCGGCCCTGAGCCTCCTCCGCCACCTCTTGCGCCTTCTTGAACCATTCCTGGCCGTGCTCGCTCAGGAGCTCGCGCGTCTCCGTGCCGCTCTTGGGAGTGAGCAGGAGCGCCGCGGCTGCCCCCGCCACCGCGCCGAGGAAAAACCAGCCCAGGTAACCTGCCGCATCGCCGCCACGTTCATCCGCCATGACCGCTGTCCTCCTCGCCTCCTATTTCGTGAGCCGCGAGAGAAAAACGCTGAGACCCGTCTTGGCGCCCGAAGCCACCCCCGTGATGCCGCGCAATGAGGTCAGGCTATTGGCCACCCCCACGATCCGCGCGACTTTGAGCGAGAGATCTTCCACGCGGGCCAAGATGCCGTTGAGCCGCTGAATGCTCCCGCTGGCCGTCTGCGACACCGCGCGCAGGTCCCCCGCCAGACCTTCGATCTGGCTGGCCAGGGGACGGATCTCGCGCTCGACCAGCTGCAGGACGATCTCGGCCCGCGCGGCCGTCCGCTTGAAACTGAGGAGTGTCGTCACGATGACCACGGTGAGAACCACGGCACAGAGCACCAGCACGGTCTGGGCCACGGGCGTCATAGGCGCGAAGTATGGCAGAGGTGCCAAGGCCAGTCAAACGAAGTGTGGAAAAGCTCCCGCATTCATTGACTTTCCCGGAGCTCGGCCCCTATACTGCCCGCAGGTCTCTCGTGCGCCCGATCCCGCGCGCCTCAAGGAGCCTGCTCCCATGTCCCTCCAGGATCGCTTCGAAGAGCTCCACCGTCGGAACGAGGCCGCCGAGCTTGGCGGCGGCGTGGAGCGCATCGAGCGCCAGCACAAGGCCGGGAAGAAGACGGCCCGCGAGCGCCTCGAGCTCCTCCTGGACAAGGGCTCGTTCGGCGAGGTGGACAGGCTGGTG
It includes:
- a CDS encoding YtxH domain-containing protein, with the translated sequence MADERGGDAAGYLGWFFLGAVAGAAAALLLTPKSGTETRELLSEHGQEWFKKAQEVAEEAQGRAGDLLDKGRGYIEEQRNRLLSAFEAGRSAMKEEMGKQNADH
- a CDS encoding DUF4337 domain-containing protein; this translates as MPEVELPNPEEIQEKAESSFGRRVALVTAVFAVMLALAGLGGNNATKEMLLAQQQSSDQWAFYQAKVIREHQYRSQKMRLEADLIERGPSLRPEAREKLEALLRKYDEEEKRFGAEKKEIEQAAKRLEAARDRFQTKDPYFDVAEVFLQIAIVMSSVSILSRSRPIFFFSVLLALIGATLTLNGYALLFQLPFLHHGH